The following are encoded in a window of Flavobacterium sp. WC2421 genomic DNA:
- a CDS encoding DNA primase, protein MKRVIVDYAKLTNEILNLLVERFPDGYDDSDIIRFRNAKNELIEAVEVRTEDTIYLVKVSMKLADRIENYDEDDEIDDEIEPIIPIKGLDLDDDDDDDDDDAVDKPETEDDEDDEDSDKKDYSDEDDDDDDED, encoded by the coding sequence ATGAAAAGAGTAATTGTTGATTACGCAAAATTGACCAATGAAATCTTAAATCTTTTAGTAGAACGATTTCCCGATGGTTATGATGACTCCGATATAATCCGTTTTAGAAATGCTAAAAACGAATTAATTGAAGCTGTAGAAGTGCGTACTGAGGACACTATTTATTTAGTTAAAGTAAGTATGAAACTTGCTGATAGAATTGAAAATTATGACGAAGATGACGAAATCGATGACGAAATCGAACCAATCATCCCAATAAAAGGGCTTGATTTAGACGATGATGATGATGACGATGATGACGACGCTGTCGATAAACCTGAAACTGAGGACGATGAGGACGACGAAGATTCAGATAAAAAAGATTATTCTGATGAAGACGACGATGATGATGATGAAGATTAA
- a CDS encoding deoxyhypusine synthase family protein: MSKGPISQFIEKHYLHFNSASLVDAAKAYEQQLANGAKMMVSMAGAMSTAEIGKIFAEIIRQDKVQIISCTGANLEEDVMNLVAHSHYERVPNYRDLTPQDEWDLLERGLNRVTDTCIPEHEAFRRLQKHIYKIWKDADDKGERYFPHEFMYKMLLSGVLEEYYEIDLKDSWMYAAAEKNLPIIVPGWEDSTMGNIFASYVIKGDLKASTMKSGIEYMVYLSDWYPKNSAKGIGFFQIGGGIAGDFPICVVPMLYQDMEMHDIPFWSYFCQISDSTTSYGSYSGAVPNEKITWGKLDINTPKFIIESDATIVAPLIFAYLLDL, translated from the coding sequence ATGAGTAAAGGACCTATAAGTCAGTTTATAGAAAAACATTATTTGCATTTCAATTCTGCATCTTTAGTAGATGCTGCTAAGGCATACGAACAACAATTAGCAAATGGTGCCAAAATGATGGTGAGTATGGCGGGTGCAATGAGTACAGCCGAAATTGGAAAAATCTTCGCTGAAATTATTCGACAAGATAAAGTACAAATCATTTCTTGTACAGGAGCAAACCTAGAGGAAGATGTTATGAATTTAGTAGCTCATTCACATTATGAAAGAGTACCTAATTACCGTGATTTGACACCACAAGACGAATGGGACTTATTAGAAAGAGGATTAAATAGAGTTACTGACACTTGTATCCCTGAACATGAAGCTTTCCGTCGTTTACAAAAACATATTTATAAAATATGGAAAGATGCTGATGACAAAGGAGAAAGATATTTCCCACACGAATTTATGTACAAAATGTTGCTTTCAGGAGTATTAGAAGAATACTATGAAATTGACTTAAAAGACAGCTGGATGTATGCTGCCGCTGAGAAAAATTTACCTATTATTGTGCCAGGTTGGGAAGACAGTACTATGGGGAACATTTTTGCATCTTACGTAATAAAAGGAGACTTAAAAGCTTCTACAATGAAATCAGGAATTGAGTATATGGTCTATCTATCAGACTGGTACCCAAAAAACAGTGCCAAAGGAATTGGCTTTTTCCAAATTGGTGGTGGAATTGCTGGAGATTTTCCAATATGCGTAGTACCAATGTTGTATCAAGATATGGAAATGCATGATATTCCTTTTTGGAGTTATTTCTGCCAAATTTCAGATTCAACAACAAGTTACGGTTCTTATTCAGGAGCTGTACCAAACGAAAAAATAACTTGGGGTAAACTAGATATTAATACTCCAAAGTTCATTATTGAGTCAGATGCTACTATTGTAGCGCCTTTAATTTTCGCTTATTTATTAGACTTATAG